The sequence below is a genomic window from Sphingobium sp. EP60837.
CAGCCCGTAACCTGCGAAGACCAAAGGCGCGTCCAACGTCTCCGGGACCGGCCCCCCGCTACCGGAAAGGATCAGGTCGCTTGGGATAGCGAGCGCTCTGTCCCCGGCAGGACCCGCCAGCACCGCGCTGCTGCCGTCGGCAAGGATCGTCTGTTCGACAAAGTCGATGGGCTGGCGATAGCCGTCGCTACCCGCAGGCTTCAGCCCGAGTGCCCGGAACTGATCGACGACATAGGACGCCGCGCGCTCGAATCCGCGTGATCCGGTTGCCCGTCCCTCATTGGCATCGCTCGCCAAAGTCTCGACATGCGCCCACCATTGCCCCGCGCGATCGGCTGCAGCCCCCTGCGCCGAGGCGCCCAGCAAAGCCAATGAAAAACAGGGCAAAAGCATGCGCATCCAAATTCCCTCATATTTTTGAGGATGAAAAGCGATCATGCCTCTTCCCTTCCGACGAACAAGCAGAAACGAACCGCCATCTCCACTTGCCGCTGAAAAAGGCGGCGCTATCACCTTGAGCGCATAGATTAATTTGATGAGAGGTTGGCGCCGTGGCAGGTGGATGGAAAAGCAAAGCCTGGCTGGTCGCGCCCTTCGCCGCCCTGCTCGCCACGCCTGCGGCGGCGACGACGCGCGGCTATACGATCACCAGTTTCGATGCGATCCGGGTTGATGCCCCCGTAGAGGTGATCATCACCACCGGCGCGGGCGCGTCCGCAAGGGCGGACGGGGATCAGGCCCTGCTCGACCGCCTAAAGGTGGACGTCTCCGGCCGACTGCTGATTGTGCGAATGGATCGCGCGCGCCCTGGCGAAAAATCGGGCGGCCGCGCTACCGTCAGGCTGTCCACCGGCACATTGGAAAGGCTGGTCCTGACAGGCGGCGGCTCGATTTCGGTCAGCCGCATGAAAGGGCTCCGCGGCGACATCCTCCTGGGCGGCAATGGCGACGTCAGCGTCGCGGCGGTCGATGTCGATCAACT
It includes:
- a CDS encoding GIN domain-containing protein: MAGGWKSKAWLVAPFAALLATPAAATTRGYTITSFDAIRVDAPVEVIITTGAGASARADGDQALLDRLKVDVSGRLLIVRMDRARPGEKSGGRATVRLSTGTLERLVLTGGGSISVSRMKGLRGDILLGGNGDVSVAAVDVDQLNLGLAGAGRATLAGRAAIASVRVNGPGAVAAEGLRVRQATVGNDGPGNVVLTADVTAKVMASGSGDVTIMGKAECQVDNRGTGRISCGGEAY